The DNA window ATGGTTTTGGGCGCATCGGCCGAATGGTTTTCCGAGCCATTGCCAAAGAATTCCCTGAGCTGGAAGTCGTAGCCATCAACGATCTGTTGGATCCTGAATATCTGGCTTATATGCTGAAGTATGACTCAGTTCACGGGCGTTTCGCCGGTGATGTCAGCGTTGAAGGAAGCCACATGGTAGTTAATGGCAAAAAGATTCGCCTGACTGCCGAGCGCGATCCCGCCAATCTGAAATGGAACGAAGCAGGCGCTGAGTTGGTCATTGAGTCCACAGGATTTTTCCTCACCGAAGAGACCTGTCAAAAGCATCTGGATGCTGGCGCTAAAAAAGTCGTTCAAAGTGCTCCCTCTAAAGACAGTACGCCGATGTTCGTTTACGGCGTTAATCATGAGGAATATGCTGGTCAGGCTATCATCTCTGCCGCTTCTTGTACGACCAACGCTCTGGCGCCCGTGGCCAAAGTGCTCAATGATCATTTCGGCATTAAGCGCGGCTTGATGAGT is part of the Ectothiorhodosinus mongolicus genome and encodes:
- the gap gene encoding type I glyceraldehyde-3-phosphate dehydrogenase; the protein is MTIKVGINGFGRIGRMVFRAIAKEFPELEVVAINDLLDPEYLAYMLKYDSVHGRFAGDVSVEGSHMVVNGKKIRLTAERDPANLKWNEAGAELVIESTGFFLTEETCQKHLDAGAKKVVQSAPSKDSTPMFVYGVNHEEYAGQAIISAASCTTNALAPVAKVLNDHFGIKRGLMSTVHAATATQKTVDGPSQKDWRGGRGILENIIPSSTGAAKAVGKVLPELNGKLTGMAFRVPTSDVSVVDLTVELDKGAEYSAICQAMKEASEGKLKDVLGYTDEKVVATDFRGCSQPSIFDAEAGIALDSTFVKIVAWYDNEYGYTCNLLRLVRHVGQ